One part of the Ailuropoda melanoleuca isolate Jingjing chromosome 6, ASM200744v2, whole genome shotgun sequence genome encodes these proteins:
- the PALD1 gene encoding paladin isoform X2, with protein sequence MGTTASTAQQTVSAGAPFEGLQGGGTMDGQHSLSVHSFQTTGLHNSKAKSIIPNKVAPVVITYNCKEEFQIHEELLKAHYTLGRLSDATPEHYLVQGRYFLVRDVAEKMDVLGTVRSCGAPNFRQVRGGLPVFGMGQPSLSGFRRVLQKLQKDGHRECIIFCVREEPVLFLRAEEDFVPYTPRDKQNLHENLQGLGPGIQAESLELAIRKEIHDFAQLSENTYHVYHNIDHLLGEPHAVAVRGEDDVHVTEEVYKRPLFLQPTYRYHRLPLPEQGAPLEAQFDAFVNVLRETPGLLLLRDAHGPPPALLFSCQTGMGRTNLGMTLGTLVLFHQSGAASRPDAVPLQTKPLPLEQLQLIQSFLHMVPQGRKMVDEVDRAITTCAELHDLKEVVLEHQRTLEGPRPETPAQGSCSQHGVRQRALQSLERYFYLVLFNYYLYEQYPLAFALSFSRWLCAHPELYRLPVTLSSAGPVAPGDLIAKGSLGADDLISPDALSTIREMDVANFRRVPRMPIYGTAQPSAKALGSILAYLTDAKRKLRQVVWVNLREEAVLECDGHTHSLRWPGPPMASDQLENLESQLKAHLSLPLPGTGGPPTRRFQTCLTMKEVFTQHCGAYPGLTYHRIPLPDFCAPCEQDFDRLLEALRAALAKDPGTGFVFSCLSGQGRTTTAMVVAVLAFWHIQGFPEVGEEELVSVPDAKFTKGEFEVVMKVVQLLPDGHRVKKEVDAALDTVSETMTPMHYHLREIIICTYRQVSSVFQHRSLTSFLFVTNILLYGYITFCFWCHASSKVMRIYL encoded by the exons ATGGGTACCACGGCCAGCACAGCCCAGCAGACGGTTTCGGCGGGTGCCCCCTTCGAGGGCCTCCAGGGTGGCGGCACGATGGACGGTCAGCACTCGCTCAGTGTCCACTCCTTCCAGACCACAGGCTTGCACAACAGTAAGGCCAAGTCCATCATCCCCAACAAAGTGGCCCCCGTCGTGATCAC GTACAACTGCAAGGAGGAGTTCCAGATCCATGAGGAGCTGCTCAAGGCCCATTACACGCTGGGCCGACTCTCAGATGCCACCCCTGAGCACTACCTGGTGCAG GGACGCTACTTCCTGGTGCGGGACGTTGCGGAGAAGATGGATGTACTGGGCACTGTGCGGAGCTGCGGGGCCCCCAACTTCCGGCAGGTGCGAGGTGGGCTCCCCGTGTTTGGCATGGGACAGCCCAGCCTCTCTGGATTCAGGCGGGTCCTCCAGAAACTCCAGAAGGATGGACACAGG GAGTGCATCATCTTCTGTGTGCGGGAGGAGCCCGTGCTGTTTCTGCGCGCTGAGGAAGACTTTGTGCCCTACACACCGCGAGATAAGCAGAATCTTCACGAGAACCTCCAGGGCCTGGGACCTGGGATCCAGGCAGAGAGCTTAGAGCTGGCCATCCGGAAAGAG ATCCACGACTTTGCCCAGCTGAGTGAGAACACGTACCACGTGTACCACAACATCGACCACCTGCTGGGGGAGCCCCACGCCGTGGCCGTCCGGGGCGAGGACGATGTGCACGTGACCGAGGAGGTGTACAAGCGGCCCCTCTTCCTGCAGCCCACCTACAG GTACCACCGCCTGCCCCTGCCAGAGCAAGGGGCCCCCCTGGAAGCCCAGTTTGATGCCTTCGTGAATGTCCTCCGG GAAACCCCCGGTCTGCTGCTGCTCCGAGATGCCCACgggcctccccctgctctcctcttCAGCTGCCAGACAGGCATGGGCAGGACCAACCTGGGAATGACCCTGGGTACCCTCGTCCTGTTTCACCAGAGCGGGGCTGCCTCGAGGCCGGA TGCTGTCCCCCTGCAGACCAAGCCACTGCCCCTGGAGCAGCTCCAGCTGATCCAGAGCTTTCTTCACATGGTGCCTCAGGGGAGAAAGATGGTGGACGAG GTGGACAGAGCCATCACCACCTGTGCCGAGCTGCATGACCTGAAGGAGGTCGTCTTGGAACACCAGAGGACGCTGGAAGGCCCCCGGCCAGAGACCCCAGCCCAG GGAAGCTGCAGCCAGCACGGTGTCCGGCAGAGGGCGCTGCAGAGCCTGGAGCGATACTTCTACCTGGTCCTGTTTAACTACTATCTCTAcgagcag TACCCGCTGGCCTTTGCCCTCAGTTTCAGCCGCTGGCTCTGTGCCCATCCCGAGCTGTACCGCCTGCCTGTGACACTGAGCTCAGCGGGGCCTGTGGCCCCCGGGGACCTCATCGCTAAGGGCTCTCTG GGGGCGGATGACCTCATCTCCCCAGATGCGCTCAGCACCATCAGAGAGATGGACGTGGCCAACTTCCGGCGGGTGCCCCGCATGCCCATCTACGGCACAGCCCAGCCCAGCGCCAAG gccctggggagtaTCCTGGCCTACCTGACTGATGCCAAGAGGAAGCTACGGCAGGTCGTGTGGGTCAATCTGAGGGAGGAGGCTGTGCTGGAGTGTGATGGACACACCCACAGCCTGCGGTGGCCTGGGCCGCCCATGGCCTCCGACCAGCTTGAG AACCTGGAGTCCCAGCTGAAGGCCCACCTgagtctgcctctcccaggcACGGGGGGGCCACCGACCCGCAGGTTCCAGACATGCCTCACCATGAAGGAGGTCTTCACCCAGCACTGTGGGGCCTACCCTGGCCTCACTTACCACCGCATCCCGCTGCCCGACTTCTGCGCCCCCTGCGAACAG GATTTTGACCGACTGCTCGAGGCTCTGCGGGCTGCCCTCGCCAAGGACCCGGGCACCGGCTTCGTGTTCAGCTGCCTCAGTGGCCAGGGCCGGACCACGACCGCAATGGTGGTGGCTGTGCTCGCCTTCTGGCACATCCAG GGCTTCCCCGAGGTGGGCGAGGAGGAGCTCGTGAGTGTGCCTGATGCCAAGTTCACCAAGGGCGAGTTTGAG GTGGTGATGAAGGTGGTGCAGCTGCTGCCTGACGGGCACCGCGTGAAGAAGGAGGTGGATGCGGCCCTGGACACCGTCAGTGAGACCATGACGCCCATGCACTACCACCTGCGGGAGATCATCATCTGTACCTACCGCCAG GTTTCATCCGTGTTCCAGCACAGATCATTAACTTCATTCCTTTTCGTGACTaacattctattgtatggatacaTCACATTCTGTTTTTGGTGTCATGCCTCATCTAAGGTCATGAGAATTTACCTCTAA
- the PALD1 gene encoding paladin isoform X1, whose protein sequence is MGTTASTAQQTVSAGAPFEGLQGGGTMDGQHSLSVHSFQTTGLHNSKAKSIIPNKVAPVVITYNCKEEFQIHEELLKAHYTLGRLSDATPEHYLVQGRYFLVRDVAEKMDVLGTVRSCGAPNFRQVRGGLPVFGMGQPSLSGFRRVLQKLQKDGHRECIIFCVREEPVLFLRAEEDFVPYTPRDKQNLHENLQGLGPGIQAESLELAIRKEIHDFAQLSENTYHVYHNIDHLLGEPHAVAVRGEDDVHVTEEVYKRPLFLQPTYRYHRLPLPEQGAPLEAQFDAFVNVLRETPGLLLLRDAHGPPPALLFSCQTGMGRTNLGMTLGTLVLFHQSGAASRPDAVPLQTKPLPLEQLQLIQSFLHMVPQGRKMVDEVDRAITTCAELHDLKEVVLEHQRTLEGPRPETPAQGSCSQHGVRQRALQSLERYFYLVLFNYYLYEQYPLAFALSFSRWLCAHPELYRLPVTLSSAGPVAPGDLIAKGSLGADDLISPDALSTIREMDVANFRRVPRMPIYGTAQPSAKALGSILAYLTDAKRKLRQVVWVNLREEAVLECDGHTHSLRWPGPPMASDQLENLESQLKAHLSLPLPGTGGPPTRRFQTCLTMKEVFTQHCGAYPGLTYHRIPLPDFCAPCEQDFDRLLEALRAALAKDPGTGFVFSCLSGQGRTTTAMVVAVLAFWHIQGFPEVGEEELVSVPDAKFTKGEFEVVMKVVQLLPDGHRVKKEVDAALDTVSETMTPMHYHLREIIICTYRQAKAAKREQEAARLRLRSLQYLERYVYLVLFNAYLHLQRAEAWQRPFSSWMRQVASKAGVYEILNQLGFPELESGQDQPFSRLRCRWQEQSRCPEPSAAGDFL, encoded by the exons ATGGGTACCACGGCCAGCACAGCCCAGCAGACGGTTTCGGCGGGTGCCCCCTTCGAGGGCCTCCAGGGTGGCGGCACGATGGACGGTCAGCACTCGCTCAGTGTCCACTCCTTCCAGACCACAGGCTTGCACAACAGTAAGGCCAAGTCCATCATCCCCAACAAAGTGGCCCCCGTCGTGATCAC GTACAACTGCAAGGAGGAGTTCCAGATCCATGAGGAGCTGCTCAAGGCCCATTACACGCTGGGCCGACTCTCAGATGCCACCCCTGAGCACTACCTGGTGCAG GGACGCTACTTCCTGGTGCGGGACGTTGCGGAGAAGATGGATGTACTGGGCACTGTGCGGAGCTGCGGGGCCCCCAACTTCCGGCAGGTGCGAGGTGGGCTCCCCGTGTTTGGCATGGGACAGCCCAGCCTCTCTGGATTCAGGCGGGTCCTCCAGAAACTCCAGAAGGATGGACACAGG GAGTGCATCATCTTCTGTGTGCGGGAGGAGCCCGTGCTGTTTCTGCGCGCTGAGGAAGACTTTGTGCCCTACACACCGCGAGATAAGCAGAATCTTCACGAGAACCTCCAGGGCCTGGGACCTGGGATCCAGGCAGAGAGCTTAGAGCTGGCCATCCGGAAAGAG ATCCACGACTTTGCCCAGCTGAGTGAGAACACGTACCACGTGTACCACAACATCGACCACCTGCTGGGGGAGCCCCACGCCGTGGCCGTCCGGGGCGAGGACGATGTGCACGTGACCGAGGAGGTGTACAAGCGGCCCCTCTTCCTGCAGCCCACCTACAG GTACCACCGCCTGCCCCTGCCAGAGCAAGGGGCCCCCCTGGAAGCCCAGTTTGATGCCTTCGTGAATGTCCTCCGG GAAACCCCCGGTCTGCTGCTGCTCCGAGATGCCCACgggcctccccctgctctcctcttCAGCTGCCAGACAGGCATGGGCAGGACCAACCTGGGAATGACCCTGGGTACCCTCGTCCTGTTTCACCAGAGCGGGGCTGCCTCGAGGCCGGA TGCTGTCCCCCTGCAGACCAAGCCACTGCCCCTGGAGCAGCTCCAGCTGATCCAGAGCTTTCTTCACATGGTGCCTCAGGGGAGAAAGATGGTGGACGAG GTGGACAGAGCCATCACCACCTGTGCCGAGCTGCATGACCTGAAGGAGGTCGTCTTGGAACACCAGAGGACGCTGGAAGGCCCCCGGCCAGAGACCCCAGCCCAG GGAAGCTGCAGCCAGCACGGTGTCCGGCAGAGGGCGCTGCAGAGCCTGGAGCGATACTTCTACCTGGTCCTGTTTAACTACTATCTCTAcgagcag TACCCGCTGGCCTTTGCCCTCAGTTTCAGCCGCTGGCTCTGTGCCCATCCCGAGCTGTACCGCCTGCCTGTGACACTGAGCTCAGCGGGGCCTGTGGCCCCCGGGGACCTCATCGCTAAGGGCTCTCTG GGGGCGGATGACCTCATCTCCCCAGATGCGCTCAGCACCATCAGAGAGATGGACGTGGCCAACTTCCGGCGGGTGCCCCGCATGCCCATCTACGGCACAGCCCAGCCCAGCGCCAAG gccctggggagtaTCCTGGCCTACCTGACTGATGCCAAGAGGAAGCTACGGCAGGTCGTGTGGGTCAATCTGAGGGAGGAGGCTGTGCTGGAGTGTGATGGACACACCCACAGCCTGCGGTGGCCTGGGCCGCCCATGGCCTCCGACCAGCTTGAG AACCTGGAGTCCCAGCTGAAGGCCCACCTgagtctgcctctcccaggcACGGGGGGGCCACCGACCCGCAGGTTCCAGACATGCCTCACCATGAAGGAGGTCTTCACCCAGCACTGTGGGGCCTACCCTGGCCTCACTTACCACCGCATCCCGCTGCCCGACTTCTGCGCCCCCTGCGAACAG GATTTTGACCGACTGCTCGAGGCTCTGCGGGCTGCCCTCGCCAAGGACCCGGGCACCGGCTTCGTGTTCAGCTGCCTCAGTGGCCAGGGCCGGACCACGACCGCAATGGTGGTGGCTGTGCTCGCCTTCTGGCACATCCAG GGCTTCCCCGAGGTGGGCGAGGAGGAGCTCGTGAGTGTGCCTGATGCCAAGTTCACCAAGGGCGAGTTTGAG GTGGTGATGAAGGTGGTGCAGCTGCTGCCTGACGGGCACCGCGTGAAGAAGGAGGTGGATGCGGCCCTGGACACCGTCAGTGAGACCATGACGCCCATGCACTACCACCTGCGGGAGATCATCATCTGTACCTACCGCCAG GCGAAAGCGGCCAAACGGGAGCAGGAGGCGGCGAGGCTGCGGCTGCGGAGCCTGCAGTACCTGGAGCGTTATGTGTACCTGGTGCTCTTCAACGCCTACCTCCACCTGCAGCGGGCTGAGGCCTGGCAGCGGCCCTTCAGCTCGTGGATGCGGCAG GTGGCGTCGAAGGCCGGAGTCTATGAGATCCTCAACCAGCTGGGCTTCCCCGAGCTCGAGAGCGGGCAGGACCAGCCCTTCTCCAGGCTGCGCTGCCGGTGGCAGGAGCAGAGCCGCTGCCCCGAGCCCTCCGCCGCTGGGGACTTCCTGTAG